In one window of Mytilus galloprovincialis chromosome 6, xbMytGall1.hap1.1, whole genome shotgun sequence DNA:
- the LOC143079228 gene encoding kelch-like protein 24 — MSMELGKMRYLDTLTDGLDNLLSTGQHSDIEVIVDDRSFHCHKVILSAMSPYFEAMFSHDMRENRDGVVKLYDIEADIFEKILQFLYTGKDVVSEENAEMIFRAASLMQIPCLQATCADFLLTQVSPDNCIGIWKIAQAHNCEKLKQTSFMFILENFQVISTTEDFLNLDLDELVGIIKSDHLITQSEELVCDMALEWINHDKESRQHSAGKILEVLRLPLLSANYLCHTFESNNYLQNDPECKTVIQEAMKYHTCPTKRQDFTSHRSTHRYNSKTNDCIIIIGGLLSTTPRYQTTKEVLCYSFQQEKWFNLPSLPYDPGYEFATCTYGSSIFVSGGWLKLQGLAEYKTHKNKWKVCPQMTNGRCGHVMVSVNNSIFVLGGRDGVIPAMTNIEEYNLLTNKWTTVGDLPLGVRSTSAAAIGEKIYVFGGIIESDKDTMSVQCFDTRHHTVTVCGDLPFSCRLTRTFALDTAVYVMAPDGRVIQFCDSSLNIITKLQARRLRTSSSGSDSNVIEPPNAPTTCHGKLVCKLSNFSQHHFEVVQYRGHILLVGGKTPDNTILKNIMVADIHEKGDTNDLFNDLEMPSARWCFGCIRAIINKDFLNNELYV, encoded by the exons catGGAGCTAGGAAAAATGCGTTACTTGGATACCTTGACAGATGGTTTAGATAATTTACTCTCAACTGGACAACATTCTGACATAGAAGTAATTGTTGATGATCGGTCATTCCATTGTCATAAAGTCATTCTGAGTGCAATGTCACCATATTTTGAAGCTATGTTTTCTCATGACATGAGAGAAAATCGTGATGGAGTAGTCAAACTTTATGATATTGAGGCagatatatttgaaaaaatattacagttccTGTATACAGGCAAAGATGTTGTTTCAGAAGAAAATGCTGAGATGATCTTCCGAGCTGCTTCTTTAATGCAGATCCCGTGTTTACAAGCTACTTGTGCTGACTTCCTGTTAACGCAAGTCTCACCAGATAATTGTATTGGTATATGGAAAATAGCTCAAGCTCACAATTGtgaaaaactaaaacaaacatCCTTCATgtttattttggaaaattttcaaGTTATATCGACGACCGAagattttctaaatttagatCTAGACGAACTAGTAGGAATAATTAAATCAGATCATCTGATCACTCAGTCAGAAGAACTTGTATGTGACATGGCTTTGGAGTGGATCAACCATGATAAAGAATCTCGTCAACATTCCGCTGGAAAAATTCTAGAAGTTCTCAGACTTCCTCTATTATCAGCTAACTATCTGTGCCATACTTTTGAGAGTAATAATTACTTACAAAATGATCCTGAGTGTAAAACTGTGATACAAGAAGCCATGAAGTACCATACTTGCCCTACTAAACGTCAAGATTTTACCTCCCACAGGTCAACACATAGATATAATAGTAAAACTAAtgattgtattattattattggtGGATTACTGTCCACTACACCAAG GTACCAAACGACGAAGGAGGTATTATGTTACAGTTTTCAGCAGGAGAAATGGTTTAACCTACCATCCCTACCTTATGATCCAGGTTATGAGTTTGCTACATGTACATACGGTAGCAGTATATTTGTATCAGGTGGTTGGCTGAAACTTCAAGGACTAGCCGAATACAAGACACACAAGAACAAATGGAAGGTGTGTCCTCAGATGACCAATGGTAGATGTGGTCATGTGATGGTGTCAGTAAACAACTCCATCTTTGTTCTGGGGGGAAGGGATGGTGTCATACCCGCCATGACAAACATAGAGGAATACAACCTGCTGACTAACAAGTGGACAACAGTGGGTGATCTCCCCTTAGGTGTGAGGTCAACATCTGCTGCAGCCATTGGAGAAAAGATTTACGTTTTTGGTGGAATTATAGAGTCAGACAAAGACACAATGTCAGTGCAATGTTTTGACACACGACATCATACGGTTACAGTTTGTGGAGATTTGCCATTTTCTTGCAGATTGACCAGAACTTTTGCACTGGACACTGCAGTTTATGTCATGGCTCCTGATGGGAGAGTGATACAGTTTTGTGATTCGTCATTGAACATTATCACAAAGCTCCAGGCAAGAAGATTACGGACAAGTTCAAGTGGATCAGACAGCAATGTCATTGAACCACCAAATGCACCAACCACCTGCCATGGGAAACTTGTTTGTAAACTATCAAACTTTAGTCAGCATCATTTTGAAGTTGTGCAGTATCGTGGGCACATCTTACTAGTGGGTGGCAAGACTCCAGACAACACCATTCTCAAAAATATCATGGTTGCTGATATCCATGAGAAAGGGGATACCAATGACCTGTTTAATGACCTTGAAATGCCCTCTGCACGTTGGTGTTTTGGATGTATAAGGGCTATAATAAACAAGGATTTTCTCAACAATGAGCTTTATGTTTGA